The proteins below come from a single Psychrobacter sp. FDAARGOS_221 genomic window:
- a CDS encoding septal ring lytic transglycosylase RlpA family protein encodes MKKLFMPFTLLSALMLTVPANAGMASWYGPGFHGKRTASGAIYNMYALTAAHKSLPFGSKVKVTNLNNKKSVVVKINDRGPFTPGRVIDLSKKANQMINCNLCKVTVEVLSKGDGKYRKQ; translated from the coding sequence ATGAAAAAACTTTTTATGCCATTTACACTTCTGTCAGCCCTTATGTTGACGGTACCTGCCAATGCAGGTATGGCCTCTTGGTACGGTCCAGGGTTTCATGGTAAAAGAACGGCTTCTGGCGCGATTTACAACATGTACGCTTTGACAGCGGCTCACAAATCACTGCCGTTTGGTTCTAAAGTAAAAGTAACCAATTTGAATAACAAAAAGTCAGTGGTTGTTAAAATTAACGACCGCGGACCATTTACACCGGGTCGTGTTATCGATTTATCGAAAAAAGCCAACCAAATGATCAACTGCAACCTATGTAAAGTGACGGTTGAAGTGTTAAGCAAAGGCGATGGTAAATACCGTAAGCAATAA